A single window of Colletes latitarsis isolate SP2378_abdomen chromosome 6, iyColLati1, whole genome shotgun sequence DNA harbors:
- the LOC143342495 gene encoding uncharacterized protein LOC143342495, which produces MKSGTMDKHRGSTLLKPEENEQVFQLIGNRCQCLAAGIIQLYLTESPLHKEWIKKTTGIITLIRDNPKRSFFLRLYCLQRKAMLWEHEVYNAMDYKAPLTYFHTFEAEDCMAAFNFASETDAVTLRNILLGKLNAKRQRRQQRRSKVEIESQHGATLPWGNQSNTSPIAFSTGSTSNLLNGTPTTVGVNRSASSSSMYKTKKKKRDKAKRKLTKDDIGPPSNFRHLSHLRYIESKGLEFEPDDPHLKIFLDKVGVSEYQFKNQDTRNFIYEFIEKNGGMNAIREDISISTSKPSTQQQSQQQPLPVAPQRQEYPPPVPARTIPHQTRSAPPLPPNRFNAPSTPPSAPANAPPVHRTLPSRPPPPSLTAVPSLPPPPPPPPPALAPPSRTNSIAPVPPPPPLPNLVNTDEGTFNTSAKNNNNNNTSNNNNEENADPHSMLMESIRSGTTLRKVDKSEIKQKEIPVPGDSRNALLEQIRQGVELRPVVNEVKPKTPPIFQGGLASALSRALAERSSAIHSESDESTSETSDDDEWDD; this is translated from the exons TGTTTAGCAGCAGGAATTATTCAATTATATTTGACTGAATCACCCTTGCACAAAGAATGGATAAAGAAAACTACAGGTATTATAACATTGATAAGGGATAATCCTAAACGTAGTTTCTTTCTTCGTTTGTATTGCCTACAAAGGAAGGCAATGTTATGGGAACATGAAGTTTATAATGCAATGGATTATAAAGCACCATTAACGTACTTCCATACATTCGAGGCTGAAGATTGTATGGCTGCTTTTAATTTTGCAAGTGAAACAGATGCTGTTACACTAAG AAACATTCTTCTTGGTAAACTGAATGCCAAACGTCAAAGAAGGCAACAGAGACGGTCGAAAGTGGAAATAGAATCTCAACATGGTGCAACATTACCATGGGGGAATCAGAGTAATACATCGCCGATTGCATTTAGTACAGGTTCAACCTCTAATTTATTAAACGGAACTCCGACCACAGTTGGTGTTAATAGAAGTGCTTCAAGTAGTTCTATGTACAAAACTAAAAAGAAAAAACGCGACAAGGCTAAACGAAAATTAACAAAAGATGATATAGGTCCTCCATCAAATTTTAG ACATTTATCGCATTTGAGATATATTGAATCCAAGGGATTGGAATTTGAACCGGATGATCCGCACTTGAAAATTTTTCTGGATAAAGTGGGTGTATCGGAATACCAATTCAAGAATCAGGACACGCGTAATTTTATTTATGAATTTATCGAAAAGAACGGTGGCATGAATGCTATTCGAGAAGATATTTCCATTTCTACTTCGAAACCTAGCACACAGCAACAATCGCAGCAACAACCTCTACCGGTAGCACCTCAACGACAGGAATATCCTCCTCCGGTTCCTGCGCGAACAATACCT CATCAAACGAGAAGCGCTCCACCACTACCTCCAAATCGATTTAATGCGCCTTCAACACCACCGAGCGCACCAGCTAATGCGCCACCGGTGCATAGAACATTACCATCACGGCCACCTCCACCTTCTTTAACCGCTGTACCATCACTTCCACCGCCCCCGCCGCCACCTCCACCAGCTCTAGCTCCACCTTCCAGGACCAATTCAATCGCACCTGTTCCACCTCCACCACCATTGCCTAATTTAGTTAACACAGATGAAGGCACATTCAATACAAGtgctaagaataataataataataatactagtaataataataacgaagaAAATGCTGACCCTCATTCGATGCTCATGGAATCTATCAGAAGTGGCACTACACTTAGA AAAGTCGATAAAtccgaaataaaacaaaaagagATCCCCgttccaggggattctagaaatGCTTTATTGGAACAAATTCGTCAAGGAGTTGAATTAAGGCCTGTTGTGAACGAAGTAAAACCTAAGACGCCTCCGATATTTCAAGGAGGATTAGCTAGTGCTTTGTCGAGGGCTCTTGCTGAGCGATCGAGTGCAATCCATAGTGAAAGTGATGAATCGACTAGTGAAACCAGTGATGATGATGAGTGGGACGATTAA
- the LOC143342497 gene encoding ninjurin-A, producing the protein METMDEDVPARKLEDVEEVVVKDAVVSVDTTDKKLQQYKQNTYAAKKTVAQGMMDVALITANANQLRYLIEYQRNSPTFYVILSLIIISLLLQIAVGVSLIFKGRFDIKGQSKSLNARRINNYVVVGVFLITIINVFIAAFSISVPVTETRLVQRSNNNL; encoded by the exons ATGGAAACCATGGATGAAGATGTGCCAGCGAGAAAGCTGGAGGATGTGGAGGAAGTGGTAGTGAAGGATGCCGTGGTGTCCGTCGACACCACGGACAAGAAGTTACAGCAATACAAACAAAACACTTATGCCGCGAAAAAGACTGTGGCACAAGGTATGATGGATGTTGCTCTGATTACTGCAAACGCAAATCAATTGCGATACTTGATCGAGTACCAACGGAACAGCCCTACGTTCTACGTCATTTTGAGCCTAATTATCATCAGTCTGTTACTTCAG ATCGCCGTGGGCGTCAGTTTAATATTCAAAGGCCGATTCGACATAAAAGGACAGTCGAAATCTTTGAACGCACGAAGGATCAACAATTACGTTGTGGTCGGCGTTTTTCTCATAACAATTATAAATGTCTTTATAGCCGCGTTCAGTATATCCGTTCCAGTCACGGAGACACGACTTGTTCAAAGATCAAATAATAATCTATGA